Part of the Alkaliphilus flagellatus genome, GTTTTCTATGAAGTCTATTATAGAGCTTTTAAAGGCACTGATTCGAATTATAGTTATTGGTTATATATCTTATAATTACGTTAAAGGACAAATAGTCACTATTTTAGAGACTATAGGAATGGACATAGGAACAATATTAAAATTAATTTTAAAGATGTCAATAAGTATTGGAATAAAAGCAGGATCAATATTAGTTGTACTTGCCGCCTTAGATTATTTTTATCAAAGATATGAATATAATAAAAATTTAAAAATGTCTAAACAAGAAATTAAAGAAGAATATAAACAAACTGAAGGAAATCCACAAATAAAATCAAAAATTAAAGAGAAGCAAAGACAGATGTCGATGCAAAGAATGATGCAAGATATTCCGAAGGCAGATGTAATTATTACAAACCCTACTCACTTTGCCATCGGAATTAAATATAATCCTAAAGAATTTGATGCTCCAAGGGTTATTGCAAAGGGGCAAGACCTTATAGCACAAAATATTAAGAAAATTGCTTTAGAAAATAACATTCCAATTGTTGAGAATAAGCCATTGGCTAGAACCTTATATGATAGCGTAGATATAGGGCAATTTGTACCACCTGAGCTTTATCAGGCTGTTGCGGAAGTATTAGCTTACGTTTATCGTATTAATAATAAGATTGAATAGGGGAGAGAACATGAAGAAGTATGGAGACATTGTAGTTACACTTGCAATAATAGCTATTATAGTAATTATTATTATACCTGTTCCACTAGGTGCTCTTGATGTTTTGTTAAGTTTTAATATTTCTCTATCCTTGTTGATTTTGATTAAAGCTATGTACACAGAAGAAGCTTTGGAATTTTCAATTTTTCCATCTCTTTTGTTAATTACTACCTTATTTAGATTAGCCCTCAATGTTACTACTACTAGATATATATTATCTACTGGCTCTGCTGGTGGATTAATTGATACTTTTGGTAGCTTTGTTATGCAAGGAAATGCAGTTGTTGGATTTGTAATATTTTTAATAATAATAATTATACAATTTATGGTAATCACTAAGGGCTCTGAAAGAGTTTCAGAGGTGGCAGCTAGATTTACATTAGATGCAATGCCTGGAAAACAAATGGCGATAGATGCAGATCTTAATGCTGGTCTTATAGATGATCAAGAAGCTAGGGAAAGAAGAAAGAAAGTACAAAGAGAATCTGATTTTTATGGAGCTATGGATGGAGCAAGTAAGTTTGTTAAAGGTGATTCTATTGCAGGTATTATTATTACTATCATTAACATTATTGGAGGATTTGCAATAGGTATGTTAGCTGGCGATTTGAGTTTTGGAGAGGCCCTTCAAAAGTATACTATATTAACAGTAGGGGATGGACTGGTTAGCCAAATTCCTGCTTTGTTAATTTCGACAGCTACTGGTATAGTTGTAACAAGAGCTGCATCTGAAGGAAACTTAGGTAATGATTTAATTAAGCAGTTATTTAATAATCATAAAATAATGTTTATAATTTCTGGGGTTTTAGTTGTATTTGCTATTGCAGGATTACCACGGGTACCATTTATATTACTAGCTTTATTATTTTTATATCTAGGTATGAATTTAAGAAAAGCTGTAATCAAAGCTGAAACAGAAGTAGTACCAGATAAAATTACCGAAACAGTGGATGAAAAAAGAAAACCAGAAAATGTTATACCTTTGCTTAATGTAGACCCTATTGAGTTGGAATTTGGATACGGGATTATACCACTAGCCGATGCTAGCCAAGGTGGAGATCTTTTTGATCGCTTAGTTATGATTAGAAGACAATGCGCTCTTGAACTCGGAATTATAGTTCCAATGTTTAGGCTTAGAGACAATATTCAATTAGAGCCTAATCATTATATAATAAAAATTAAAGGTGTTGAAATTACGTCAGGTGAAATAATGTTTGATCATTATTTAGCGATGAATCCAGGAATGGCTGATGGTGAACTAGAGGGTATTGATACGGTGGAACCAGCCTTTGGATTACCAGCTAAATGGATAAACGAGCAAGAACGAGAAAAAGCAGAGATATTTGGATATACCGTGGTAGATCCTCCTTCAATTATAGCAACCCATTTGACTGAAGTAGTTAAAAAACATGCCTACGAATTATTAGGTAGACAAGATGTTAAAAAGTTAATAGATAATGTTAAAGAAAGTCATCCTGCTTTAGTAGAAGAGCTAATTCCTGCTCAAATGAGTCTGGGAGAAATCCAAAAAGTATTATATAATCTATTAAAAGAAGGTGTTTCAATAAGAGATATGGTTACTATTCTTGAAACATTGGCGGATTATTCAAATATGACTAGAGACGCAGATATGCTCACAGAGTATGTAAGACAAGCTTTAAGTAGAGCCATTACTAAACAATTTATACCTAACCAACCTGCAAAAGTAATAACGGTTGATCAGCAAC contains:
- the flhB gene encoding flagellar biosynthesis protein FlhB, producing the protein MDFKINLQLFSEEKTEQATPKKKKETREKGNVLQSKEINSAFVLLATFIMINAFATFIGITLRNTTSYIYDQYLALDFIFSLKNLQTLLINAIISFFIIVAPIALTNLVVGVAASYLQVGVLFTTKPLAIDIKKINPIEGFKRMFSMKSIIELLKALIRIIVIGYISYNYVKGQIVTILETIGMDIGTILKLILKMSISIGIKAGSILVVLAALDYFYQRYEYNKNLKMSKQEIKEEYKQTEGNPQIKSKIKEKQRQMSMQRMMQDIPKADVIITNPTHFAIGIKYNPKEFDAPRVIAKGQDLIAQNIKKIALENNIPIVENKPLARTLYDSVDIGQFVPPELYQAVAEVLAYVYRINNKIE
- the flhA gene encoding flagellar biosynthesis protein FlhA; translation: MKKYGDIVVTLAIIAIIVIIIIPVPLGALDVLLSFNISLSLLILIKAMYTEEALEFSIFPSLLLITTLFRLALNVTTTRYILSTGSAGGLIDTFGSFVMQGNAVVGFVIFLIIIIIQFMVITKGSERVSEVAARFTLDAMPGKQMAIDADLNAGLIDDQEARERRKKVQRESDFYGAMDGASKFVKGDSIAGIIITIINIIGGFAIGMLAGDLSFGEALQKYTILTVGDGLVSQIPALLISTATGIVVTRAASEGNLGNDLIKQLFNNHKIMFIISGVLVVFAIAGLPRVPFILLALLFLYLGMNLRKAVIKAETEVVPDKITETVDEKRKPENVIPLLNVDPIELEFGYGIIPLADASQGGDLFDRLVMIRRQCALELGIIVPMFRLRDNIQLEPNHYIIKIKGVEITSGEIMFDHYLAMNPGMADGELEGIDTVEPAFGLPAKWINEQEREKAEIFGYTVVDPPSIIATHLTEVVKKHAYELLGRQDVKKLIDNVKESHPALVEELIPAQMSLGEIQKVLYNLLKEGVSIRDMVTILETLADYSNMTRDADMLTEYVRQALSRAITKQFIPNQPAKVITVDQQLEQKIMESIQQTDRGTYIAMDPDLIQSILNNLSYQLQKLINLGEQPIIITAPIVRLYLKRLTEQLTSDLVVLSYNEVDPSVEIESVGMVRI